From a single Alkalihalophilus pseudofirmus genomic region:
- a CDS encoding type 1 glutamine amidotransferase domain-containing protein, whose translation MRLEGKKVIQIVSKDFEDLELWYPVLRLREEGAEVHIAGEKANETYIGKYGVPIVSEYSFEEINPEEYDAILVPGGWSPDLLRRFDSVLNMVRTLNDQNKPIGQICHAGWVLISAKILEGKTVTSTPGIKDDMMNAGATWVDKPVVVDGNIVSSRRPPDLPDYMREFIKVLES comes from the coding sequence ATGAGGCTAGAAGGTAAGAAAGTCATTCAAATTGTCAGTAAGGATTTTGAAGATCTGGAATTATGGTATCCTGTTCTGCGCTTGCGTGAAGAGGGTGCAGAGGTGCATATTGCCGGTGAAAAAGCCAATGAGACGTATATCGGAAAATACGGGGTGCCGATTGTTTCAGAGTACTCATTTGAAGAAATCAATCCAGAAGAGTATGACGCGATCTTAGTGCCAGGGGGCTGGTCTCCTGACTTATTAAGAAGATTTGATTCCGTGTTGAATATGGTTCGTACGTTAAATGACCAGAACAAGCCGATCGGGCAAATTTGCCATGCTGGCTGGGTTTTGATCTCAGCGAAAATCCTTGAAGGCAAGACGGTGACAAGTACTCCTGGAATTAAAGATGACATGATGAATGCCGGGGCCACTTGGGTTGATAAGCCAGTTGTTGTAGACGGCAACATCGTATCCAGCCGCCGCCCGCCAGACCTCCCCGATTACATGAGAGAATTCATTAAAGTTCTCGAGTCATAA
- a CDS encoding pirin family protein: MGTEGERVIRDHWKVKYNKNGYPHVQQGWVLPPDKMTEYDPFILMADDWFKRGTFSDHPHRGFQTITYVIDGRLEHTDNNGGHSVLYAGDVQYMNAGSGARHAEEAVDDDLIHTLQLWLNLPKALKGTESSYQNVLVEDAPKVEIDGGYLRIYSGEAEGVKGPMDSLVPINMFELFLKEGECYSLKLPQNHNGHIYMLQGEMTFADKVTLGKTEAGLLSYQKEASNDAFDHLHIKANERSRMLIYTGKPINETVVARGPFVMNTEDEIHEAFNDFRMGRFGPSSQ; encoded by the coding sequence ATGGGTACAGAAGGTGAACGTGTGATACGTGATCATTGGAAGGTGAAATACAATAAGAATGGATATCCGCATGTCCAGCAAGGCTGGGTTCTCCCGCCGGATAAGATGACAGAGTATGATCCTTTTATCTTAATGGCTGATGATTGGTTTAAGCGAGGGACGTTCTCGGATCATCCGCACCGAGGGTTTCAGACGATCACTTATGTTATTGATGGCAGGTTAGAACATACAGATAATAATGGAGGCCATTCAGTGCTTTATGCAGGTGATGTACAGTACATGAATGCTGGGAGCGGGGCGCGCCATGCTGAAGAAGCAGTGGATGATGATCTTATTCACACGCTGCAGCTGTGGCTTAATCTGCCTAAAGCGTTAAAAGGAACGGAATCATCATACCAAAATGTACTGGTTGAAGACGCTCCTAAAGTAGAAATCGACGGTGGTTATCTGCGCATTTATTCAGGAGAAGCAGAAGGGGTTAAAGGGCCGATGGATTCATTAGTGCCGATTAATATGTTTGAGCTTTTTTTAAAAGAAGGAGAGTGCTACTCCCTGAAGCTCCCCCAAAATCACAACGGCCATATTTATATGCTCCAAGGAGAAATGACTTTTGCTGATAAGGTAACACTAGGAAAAACGGAAGCTGGACTGTTATCTTATCAAAAAGAGGCAAGTAATGATGCGTTTGATCATTTGCATATTAAGGCAAATGAGAGATCAAGAATGCTCATTTATACAGGCAAGCCGATTAATGAGACTGTAGTGGCTCGCGGGCCGTTTGTAATGAATACAGAAGATGAAATTCATGAAGCCTTTAATGACTTCAGAATGGGACGATTTGGCCCGTCTTCTCAGTAA